The Anolis carolinensis isolate JA03-04 chromosome 1, rAnoCar3.1.pri, whole genome shotgun sequence genome window below encodes:
- the dynlt2 gene encoding dynein light chain Tctex-type protein 2 isoform X1 has protein sequence MDKLKKAAGPLAGARKHSIFDKDAAFRAARRRTSSHDVTGSEPGDEESITDFTRNELLALKTSFARPKYANTYRMEPYRKCEAHVARKKVEEILKNKLKDFKYQGSNGASTCTELTGEILAAVKELDFDRYKYIVQVFIVEKTGQSIHIASRWVWDVARDTWIQGQYETEDYIAVALIIACYYE, from the exons ATGGATAAACTCAAAAAAGCGGCAGGCCCCTTGGCCGGGGCGAGAAAGCATAGTATTTTTGACAAAGACGCGGCTTTCCGG GCGGCCAGACGCCGAACTTCGAGTCATGATGTTACAGGAAGCGAGCCAGGAGACGAGGAATCCATTACAGATTTTACAAGAAATGAGCTCTTGGCACTCAAGACTAGTTTTGCAAGACCGAAGTATGCCAACACCTATAGAATGGAACCTTACAGGAAATGTGAGGCTCATGTAGCAAGGAAAAAAGTGGAAGAGATCCTGAAG AATAAACTTAAAGATTTCAAATATCAAGGTTCCAATGGTGCCTCCACATGTACAGAACTCACAGGAGAAATATTAGCAGCTGTCAAGGAGCTGGACTTTGATCGCTACAAATATATAGTCCAAGTATTTATTGTAGAAAAGACTGGACAGTCAATACAT ATTGCCAGCAGATGGGTCTGGGATGTTGCAAGAGACACATGGATTCAAGGTCAATATGAAACTGAGGACTATATAGCAGTGGCTCTCATAATTGCTTGTTATTATGAGTAA
- the dynlt2 gene encoding dynein light chain Tctex-type protein 2 isoform X4 produces the protein MDKLKKAAGPLAGARKHSIFDKDAAFRAARRRTSSHDVTGSEPGDEESITDFTRNELLALKTSFARPKYANTYRMEPYRKCEAHVARKKVEEILKNKLKDFKYQGSNGASTCTELTGEILAAVKELDFDRYKYIVQVFIVEKTGQSIHLCKNKTSGMGVCQTENV, from the exons ATGGATAAACTCAAAAAAGCGGCAGGCCCCTTGGCCGGGGCGAGAAAGCATAGTATTTTTGACAAAGACGCGGCTTTCCGG GCGGCCAGACGCCGAACTTCGAGTCATGATGTTACAGGAAGCGAGCCAGGAGACGAGGAATCCATTACAGATTTTACAAGAAATGAGCTCTTGGCACTCAAGACTAGTTTTGCAAGACCGAAGTATGCCAACACCTATAGAATGGAACCTTACAGGAAATGTGAGGCTCATGTAGCAAGGAAAAAAGTGGAAGAGATCCTGAAG AATAAACTTAAAGATTTCAAATATCAAGGTTCCAATGGTGCCTCCACATGTACAGAACTCACAGGAGAAATATTAGCAGCTGTCAAGGAGCTGGACTTTGATCGCTACAAATATATAGTCCAAGTATTTATTGTAGAAAAGACTGGACAGTCAATACAT CTGTGTAAAAACAAGACGTCTGGAATGGGGGTTTGCCAGACGGAGAATGTTTGA
- the dynlt2 gene encoding dynein light chain Tctex-type protein 2 isoform X2, with protein sequence MRVEGIPSCLKVKAARRRTSSHDVTGSEPGDEESITDFTRNELLALKTSFARPKYANTYRMEPYRKCEAHVARKKVEEILKNKLKDFKYQGSNGASTCTELTGEILAAVKELDFDRYKYIVQVFIVEKTGQSIHIASRWVWDVARDTWIQGQYETEDYIAVALIIACYYE encoded by the exons ATGCGTGTCGAAGGGATTCCATCCTGTcttaaggttaag GCGGCCAGACGCCGAACTTCGAGTCATGATGTTACAGGAAGCGAGCCAGGAGACGAGGAATCCATTACAGATTTTACAAGAAATGAGCTCTTGGCACTCAAGACTAGTTTTGCAAGACCGAAGTATGCCAACACCTATAGAATGGAACCTTACAGGAAATGTGAGGCTCATGTAGCAAGGAAAAAAGTGGAAGAGATCCTGAAG AATAAACTTAAAGATTTCAAATATCAAGGTTCCAATGGTGCCTCCACATGTACAGAACTCACAGGAGAAATATTAGCAGCTGTCAAGGAGCTGGACTTTGATCGCTACAAATATATAGTCCAAGTATTTATTGTAGAAAAGACTGGACAGTCAATACAT ATTGCCAGCAGATGGGTCTGGGATGTTGCAAGAGACACATGGATTCAAGGTCAATATGAAACTGAGGACTATATAGCAGTGGCTCTCATAATTGCTTGTTATTATGAGTAA
- the dynlt2 gene encoding dynein light chain Tctex-type protein 2 isoform X3 — MERCYLPAGAAARRRTSSHDVTGSEPGDEESITDFTRNELLALKTSFARPKYANTYRMEPYRKCEAHVARKKVEEILKNKLKDFKYQGSNGASTCTELTGEILAAVKELDFDRYKYIVQVFIVEKTGQSIHIASRWVWDVARDTWIQGQYETEDYIAVALIIACYYE, encoded by the exons atggagcgctgttaccttcccgccggagcg GCGGCCAGACGCCGAACTTCGAGTCATGATGTTACAGGAAGCGAGCCAGGAGACGAGGAATCCATTACAGATTTTACAAGAAATGAGCTCTTGGCACTCAAGACTAGTTTTGCAAGACCGAAGTATGCCAACACCTATAGAATGGAACCTTACAGGAAATGTGAGGCTCATGTAGCAAGGAAAAAAGTGGAAGAGATCCTGAAG AATAAACTTAAAGATTTCAAATATCAAGGTTCCAATGGTGCCTCCACATGTACAGAACTCACAGGAGAAATATTAGCAGCTGTCAAGGAGCTGGACTTTGATCGCTACAAATATATAGTCCAAGTATTTATTGTAGAAAAGACTGGACAGTCAATACAT ATTGCCAGCAGATGGGTCTGGGATGTTGCAAGAGACACATGGATTCAAGGTCAATATGAAACTGAGGACTATATAGCAGTGGCTCTCATAATTGCTTGTTATTATGAGTAA